The Acidobacteriota bacterium genome has a segment encoding these proteins:
- the secA gene encoding preprotein translocase subunit SecA encodes MAVNSFADKLVKKIFGSSSDVFLKKVKPVIVEINDWEPKIQQLSDDELKAQTPKFKELIARRLDGIEDKDERRKAEQEVLHEILPEAFATVREASKRVTGMRHFDVQMIGGVALHQGRIAEMRTGEGKTLVATLPSYLNALTGRGVHVVTVNDYLASRDSEWMGRIHKFLGLEVGCIQNDMDDFARKEAYGFDITYGTNNEFGFDYLRDNMKFDVESLVQRDHYFAIVDEVDSILIDEARTPLIISGATDDATDKYYVANDVIPRLEKGHKDEETKVTTGDYLVDEKNHSAVLTEQGVTKAEKLLGVENLYDPGSMDLLHCVEQALKAHTLYKRDHHYVVQEGEVIIVDDFTGRLMQGRRWSDGLHQAVEAKEGVKIERENQTLATITLQNYFRMYEKLSGMTGTADTEAEEFNTVYGLDVVSIPTHRPMVRKDGSDVIYRTLAEKWNAVVEEIQELHKNGQPVLVGTVSVENSEIVADRLKKLGVPHNVLNAKYHEREAEIIALAGRKGAVTIATNMAGRGTDILLGGNPETLANDYLKRMEINPDEATPEQFEEQLRKAKAVVAKEHEEVVAAGGLHILGTERHESRRIDNQLRGRAGRQGDPGSSHFVLSLEDDLMRIFAGDKVRSMMQWLGMEDGVAIESKTVSKQIERAQKAVEARNFETRKHVLKYDDVMNRQRETIYKLRRQLMFEENHREYLLGETGVARDLLHDLTDSMLSLTISPDQWDINTYAAEIESIYKVDPARDAGVDFRTMNPDQIQDRIWEKAKVAYEVKEKLAGDEALRAYERYIMLNIIDSQWKDHLASIDQVKQGIGLVGYGQKDPLVEYKKQSFEMFQDMLDRIDSNTTKALFHLEVVSQDEQEERARLERLAQQRARRQAAGMAFTGAMATATAAGDTEDVRHTPFKRDQPKVKPNDPCYCGSGKKFKKCHGAGA; translated from the coding sequence ATGGCAGTTAACAGTTTTGCAGATAAATTGGTCAAGAAGATCTTCGGATCTTCGAGCGATGTATTTCTTAAAAAGGTCAAACCGGTCATCGTTGAGATAAACGATTGGGAGCCGAAGATCCAGCAGCTCTCGGATGACGAGCTTAAGGCCCAAACCCCCAAGTTCAAAGAGCTTATCGCCCGCCGGCTTGACGGCATCGAGGATAAAGACGAACGGCGTAAAGCCGAACAGGAAGTGCTCCACGAGATACTTCCCGAAGCATTTGCAACGGTCCGCGAGGCCTCGAAACGCGTTACCGGGATGCGGCACTTTGATGTGCAGATGATCGGCGGCGTCGCGCTCCACCAGGGCCGGATCGCCGAGATGCGAACGGGTGAAGGTAAAACGCTCGTCGCGACGCTTCCTTCTTACCTCAACGCACTCACCGGCCGCGGCGTCCATGTCGTTACGGTCAACGATTACCTCGCTTCCCGCGACTCGGAATGGATGGGCCGCATCCACAAGTTTCTCGGCCTCGAGGTCGGCTGTATCCAGAACGACATGGATGACTTTGCCCGCAAGGAAGCTTACGGCTTTGACATCACTTACGGAACGAACAACGAGTTCGGCTTCGATTATCTCCGCGATAATATGAAGTTCGATGTCGAGTCGCTCGTCCAACGCGATCACTACTTTGCGATCGTTGACGAGGTCGATTCGATCCTCATCGACGAGGCCCGGACGCCGCTCATCATCTCGGGCGCGACGGATGACGCGACGGATAAATACTACGTCGCCAACGACGTTATCCCGCGGCTCGAAAAGGGCCACAAGGACGAGGAGACAAAGGTCACGACCGGCGATTACCTGGTTGATGAAAAGAACCACTCGGCCGTTCTGACCGAACAGGGCGTCACGAAGGCGGAAAAACTGCTTGGCGTTGAAAACCTCTACGATCCGGGCAGTATGGATCTGCTTCATTGCGTTGAGCAGGCACTCAAGGCCCACACGCTTTACAAGCGGGACCATCACTACGTTGTTCAGGAAGGCGAGGTCATCATCGTCGATGACTTCACCGGACGCCTCATGCAGGGACGCCGCTGGTCCGATGGTCTTCACCAGGCCGTCGAGGCAAAAGAAGGCGTTAAGATCGAGCGGGAAAACCAGACACTCGCGACCATTACGCTTCAAAACTACTTCCGAATGTACGAAAAGCTCTCGGGTATGACCGGTACGGCCGACACGGAAGCCGAAGAGTTCAATACGGTTTACGGGCTTGATGTGGTCTCGATCCCGACCCATCGACCGATGGTCCGCAAGGATGGCTCGGACGTCATCTACCGGACGCTTGCCGAAAAATGGAACGCGGTCGTCGAGGAGATCCAAGAGCTCCATAAAAACGGGCAACCGGTTCTCGTTGGTACGGTCTCGGTCGAAAATTCTGAGATCGTCGCCGATCGGCTCAAGAAACTCGGCGTGCCGCACAACGTGCTCAACGCCAAATACCACGAACGCGAGGCCGAGATCATCGCACTCGCCGGACGAAAGGGTGCGGTCACCATCGCAACCAACATGGCCGGCCGCGGTACGGACATCCTGCTCGGCGGTAATCCGGAAACCCTCGCAAATGATTACCTCAAGCGGATGGAGATCAATCCGGATGAGGCGACGCCGGAACAGTTTGAAGAGCAGCTTCGCAAGGCAAAGGCGGTTGTTGCAAAAGAGCACGAAGAGGTCGTTGCCGCCGGCGGGCTGCACATTCTCGGTACCGAGCGGCACGAATCGCGTCGCATTGATAACCAGCTCCGCGGGCGTGCCGGCCGGCAGGGCGACCCCGGTTCGTCGCATTTCGTCCTCTCGCTCGAGGACGACCTGATGCGCATCTTCGCCGGCGACAAGGTCCGCTCGATGATGCAGTGGCTCGGGATGGAAGACGGCGTTGCGATCGAATCGAAGACCGTTTCGAAACAGATCGAGCGTGCCCAAAAGGCGGTCGAGGCTCGCAACTTTGAAACACGAAAGCACGTTCTCAAATACGACGACGTGATGAACCGCCAGCGTGAGACGATCTACAAGCTCCGCCGCCAGTTGATGTTTGAAGAAAATCACCGCGAGTATCTGCTCGGGGAGACCGGCGTCGCCCGCGACCTTCTCCACGACCTGACGGACAGCATGCTGAGCCTGACGATCAGCCCGGATCAGTGGGACATCAACACTTACGCCGCCGAGATCGAGAGCATTTACAAGGTCGATCCGGCCCGCGATGCGGGCGTCGATTTCCGCACGATGAACCCGGATCAGATACAAGATCGCATCTGGGAAAAGGCAAAGGTGGCCTACGAGGTAAAGGAAAAACTCGCCGGCGACGAAGCCTTGCGTGCCTATGAGCGTTACATCATGCTCAACATCATCGACTCGCAGTGGAAAGATCACCTTGCCTCGATCGACCAGGTAAAGCAGGGCATCGGGCTCGTCGGCTACGGGCAGAAAGACCCGCTCGTCGAATACAAGAAGCAGTCCTTTGAGATGTTTCAGGACATGCTCGACCGCATCGATTCGAACACGACCAAGGCACTCTTTCATCTTGAGGTCGTATCTCAAGACGAACAGGAAGAGCGTGCCCGGCTCGAACGGCTCGCCCAACAGCGTGCCCGAAGGCAGGCCGCCGGAATGGCATTTACCGGTGCGATGGCAACCGCCACCGCCGCCGGCGATACCGAGGACGTCCGGCACACGCCCTTCAAACGCGACCAGCCAAAGGTCAAGCCGAACGACCCCTGCTATTGCGGCTCAGGCAAGAAGTTCAAAAAATGCCACGGCGCAGGGGCCTGA
- a CDS encoding nuclear transport factor 2 family protein, with the protein MTNRLIATALVALSSLVFISCGEPAATNAPSNRAANTAGNAAPKAADTAAAETEVKKMMDDFAAALNKNDADAIGKFYIDDYSLIDGNGQIQTKASRTEQIRSGKVKMEGLKFDDMKVSMHPTGDAAVVTGKASGKSTTDGKTEDVNSMVTWIVVKGADGWKFSRAQITNIKAGS; encoded by the coding sequence ATGACAAATAGATTGATCGCAACCGCGCTTGTTGCGTTGTCGTCGTTGGTTTTCATTTCGTGCGGCGAACCTGCTGCCACAAATGCCCCCTCGAACAGGGCCGCGAATACTGCGGGCAATGCGGCCCCGAAGGCTGCGGATACCGCGGCAGCTGAGACTGAGGTCAAGAAGATGATGGACGACTTTGCAGCGGCTTTGAATAAGAACGACGCAGATGCCATCGGAAAGTTCTACATTGATGACTATTCATTAATCGATGGCAACGGGCAGATACAGACAAAGGCATCGCGCACCGAGCAGATCAGGTCCGGCAAGGTTAAGATGGAAGGGTTGAAGTTTGACGACATGAAAGTCAGTATGCACCCGACCGGTGACGCGGCTGTTGTAACGGGAAAGGCGTCAGGAAAATCCACCACCGACGGTAAGACCGAGGATGTGAATTCGATGGTAACCTGGATCGTAGTCAAGGGAGCCGATGGTTGGAAGTTCTCAAGGGCGCAGATAACTAATATCAAGGCCGGTTCCTAA
- a CDS encoding nuclear transport factor 2 family protein produces MKIILTTLVLAVLAGTSLAVCSESDKSALEALDREWARAGQAGDRAKLNAIYADEFVSMPDMIGKAATIENTMQNAQAGGPANAVPTVHDRYLFGCTANTATITHRNIITATSPSGKTETFWTRSIHFLEKRGGRWQVVSTTGHAMNDQMTIGYLEQDWNDANLRRDKAWFEKNFADDFVGVSSMTGKVLGKAEDIADTINDKGTIELAETSDLDIHVVGDRARVIGIYRYKGKDEKGVAYDRKIRFTDTWIKRDGRWQAWSSTGVPIQ; encoded by the coding sequence ATGAAAATAATTTTGACCACTTTGGTCCTTGCGGTACTTGCAGGAACGTCGTTAGCGGTGTGCTCGGAGTCGGATAAGTCGGCCCTCGAGGCCCTTGACCGGGAATGGGCACGAGCCGGGCAAGCCGGTGACAGGGCGAAACTGAACGCGATCTACGCAGACGAGTTTGTTTCGATGCCCGATATGATCGGCAAAGCTGCCACGATCGAGAATACGATGCAGAACGCACAGGCGGGTGGCCCGGCGAATGCGGTCCCCACGGTTCACGATCGCTACCTTTTTGGCTGTACCGCGAATACCGCGACCATCACGCACCGGAACATCATTACTGCAACTTCGCCTAGCGGCAAAACAGAGACGTTCTGGACGCGAAGCATCCACTTCCTTGAAAAGCGGGGCGGACGCTGGCAGGTCGTAAGCACCACCGGACACGCAATGAACGATCAGATGACAATTGGCTACCTTGAACAGGACTGGAACGATGCAAATCTGCGGCGGGACAAGGCCTGGTTCGAGAAAAATTTTGCCGATGATTTTGTCGGGGTGAGTTCAATGACTGGAAAGGTCTTGGGCAAAGCCGAGGACATTGCGGACACCATTAACGACAAGGGAACGATCGAACTGGCGGAGACGTCCGATCTCGATATACATGTCGTCGGGGACCGGGCGCGCGTTATTGGTATTTATCGGTACAAGGGAAAGGACGAGAAGGGCGTTGCCTACGACCGCAAGATCCGCTTCACGGATACGTGGATCAAACGCGACGGGCGCTGGCAGGCCTGGTCGAGTACCGGAGTTCCTATCCAATAA
- a CDS encoding dipeptidase yields the protein MKSFLSFLFILNFTVSLAAQTMPADADPKLWAQALKIHKKAIIVDGHNDITGPMMDQDLNLATDTRGMMQLGGDPIHTDINRWKAGGMTGQFMSIYVSGNTLKTGGSMRRAMELIDVTNREIERHNDLVKCTTAAEIRQAKKQNKICLLMGIEGGYAIENSLYALRNFHRLGVRYMTLTHNVTHDWADAHGDEKRNKGLTDFGKEVVREMNRLGILIDISHVSDKVMHDALDITKAPIIASHSGARGVSNHTRNVPDDVLKRLPQNGGVIMVVFYPAFLDERTAKEQSERSTRLRDQIAALRERYKDDYAAFVKAENELMAANPIYIADYKRIVDHIDHIKKVAGIEHAGIGSDYDGVPFLNPPMKGVEDLPLVTYEMLRRGYTEKEILMVLGGNMLRAMEQAERVARGTRVSADGSLMKLKK from the coding sequence ATGAAAAGTTTCTTGTCATTTTTGTTCATTCTGAACTTCACAGTTTCTCTTGCCGCTCAGACGATGCCGGCCGATGCCGACCCGAAGCTCTGGGCCCAGGCATTGAAGATCCATAAGAAAGCGATCATCGTCGATGGCCATAACGACATCACCGGCCCGATGATGGACCAGGACCTCAACCTCGCGACCGATACCCGCGGGATGATGCAGCTCGGTGGCGACCCGATCCATACCGACATCAATCGCTGGAAGGCCGGCGGCATGACCGGCCAGTTCATGTCGATCTACGTCTCGGGCAACACGCTCAAGACCGGCGGCTCGATGCGGCGGGCGATGGAGCTGATCGACGTCACCAATCGCGAGATCGAGCGGCACAACGACCTTGTGAAGTGCACGACCGCGGCCGAGATCCGGCAGGCGAAAAAGCAGAACAAGATCTGCTTGCTGATGGGCATCGAAGGCGGCTATGCGATCGAGAATTCGCTCTACGCACTCCGCAATTTCCATCGCCTCGGCGTTCGCTATATGACGCTGACTCACAACGTCACGCATGACTGGGCCGATGCTCACGGCGACGAGAAGCGAAACAAAGGCTTGACGGATTTCGGCAAAGAGGTCGTCCGCGAGATGAACCGGCTCGGTATTCTGATCGACATCTCGCACGTTTCAGATAAGGTGATGCACGACGCGCTCGACATAACGAAGGCGCCGATCATTGCTTCGCACTCGGGTGCCCGCGGCGTTTCGAACCATACCCGCAATGTCCCGGACGATGTGCTCAAGAGGCTTCCGCAGAATGGCGGTGTGATAATGGTCGTCTTCTATCCGGCGTTTCTTGATGAACGCACCGCGAAGGAACAAAGCGAGCGCTCGACTCGGCTTCGCGATCAGATCGCTGCCCTCCGCGAGCGGTATAAGGACGACTATGCTGCGTTTGTTAAAGCCGAGAACGAACTGATGGCGGCGAATCCCATTTACATTGCTGATTACAAACGCATTGTTGACCACATCGACCACATCAAAAAGGTCGCCGGCATCGAACACGCCGGCATCGGTTCGGACTACGACGGCGTGCCGTTCCTCAATCCGCCGATGAAGGGAGTCGAAGATCTTCCGCTGGTCACTTACGAAATGCTCCGCCGCGGTTACACCGAGAAAGAGATATTGATGGTGCTGGGCGGAAATATGCTCCGGGCAATGGAACAGGCCGAGCGGGTAGCCCGCGGTACCCGAGTCTCAGCCGACGGCAGCCTGATGAAGCTCAAAAAATAA
- a CDS encoding PAS domain S-box protein → MDLTSPSLDEGSPELNTADIPPRRMKGQTDYRSLIENLPVLFYVVDPNPPYSPQYVSPAFSRFGYPLEMWTSDPDVWLRIIHPEDQEWVFSQTTESTESGEEVDYEYRIFDAAGELHWVRDRGCLMRDDAGEVIFREGVMLDITGRKIAEQAVAENEQRYRTLFENANDVIYVHDLEGNYISMNAAAERVFGYPREEALQLHMSEIVAPDQLELAKRKFQEKLSGDASQTVYELDCIRKDGSRLTLEINSTVIYKDGQPIAVQGIARDITERRQSEESLRDSEERYRDLFENANDIIYTHDLRGNFTSLNNTGERLTGYSRDEALQMNIGQVVAPESLASAREMTARKLAEGQSTTYEIQILAKDGRRVPLELSTRLILKRGMPVGVQGIGRDITERRSAEEALRSSEHKFRQLGEGIYHQVWTAEPDGRLDYVNQRTVEYFERPADEILSAGWHGLIHPDDVQTCLVEWSNSLATGKYFEVEFRLRRHDGVYRWHKARANPGLDPDDRITKWFGTNTDIDDQKQTEEKLNYLARHDALTGLPNRPEFMNHLRGAITRAEKTEAARFAVLFLDLDRFKVINDSLGHIVGDKLLKAIADRLNALIRPGDVVARLGGDEFVILLNRTGSREEVVKVADRLQANLERPFNIDSYEVFTSASIGIIVSDEIMREPEDFLRDADSAMYRAKESGKARYEIFDQEMHVRNLNLLQVETDLRKAVDRSEFEVLYQPIVDITDGTVCEFEALIRWRHPENGLVPPDEFISVAEETGLIVPIGKWILNEACANLAAWQETTVQRLSVSVNLSAKQLMHPSLIGCVETVLNETGLEPGQLKLEVTESTVMEQSERSLRVLRELDGLGVQLATDDFGTGYSSLSYLARFPFDRLKIDRSFIDKMIIDDKSSAIVKTILMLGENLGIDVVAEGIETPDQLRRLQLLGCRLGQGYYFSKPVAAVMARKLIGKRPGRMLELGPPPLPAGADVVELRDVQ, encoded by the coding sequence ATGGACCTCACCTCACCGTCCCTTGATGAAGGTTCGCCTGAGCTCAACACCGCAGACATTCCGCCCCGGAGAATGAAAGGCCAGACCGATTATCGCAGCTTGATCGAGAACCTGCCGGTTCTCTTTTACGTCGTTGATCCCAACCCGCCTTATTCGCCGCAGTACGTAAGCCCGGCCTTCAGCCGCTTTGGCTATCCGCTTGAGATGTGGACGTCGGACCCGGACGTCTGGCTCCGCATCATCCATCCGGAGGACCAGGAATGGGTCTTTTCGCAGACGACGGAATCGACCGAGAGCGGCGAAGAGGTCGACTACGAATACCGGATCTTTGATGCTGCGGGCGAGCTGCATTGGGTCCGCGACCGAGGCTGCCTGATGCGCGATGATGCGGGCGAGGTGATATTCCGCGAGGGCGTAATGCTCGACATAACCGGCCGAAAGATCGCCGAGCAGGCCGTCGCCGAAAACGAGCAGCGGTACCGAACGCTTTTTGAGAACGCGAACGATGTCATCTACGTCCACGACCTCGAAGGCAATTACATCTCGATGAACGCGGCGGCCGAGCGGGTCTTCGGATATCCGCGCGAAGAAGCTCTTCAGCTTCATATGTCCGAGATCGTCGCTCCGGACCAGCTCGAACTTGCGAAGCGGAAGTTTCAGGAAAAGCTCAGCGGTGATGCTTCGCAGACCGTCTATGAACTCGATTGCATCCGCAAAGATGGGTCGCGGCTGACGCTCGAGATAAACAGCACGGTCATCTACAAAGACGGCCAGCCCATTGCCGTGCAAGGGATCGCACGCGACATAACCGAGCGGCGGCAATCCGAGGAGTCGCTGCGTGATAGCGAAGAGCGCTATCGCGACCTATTTGAGAACGCGAACGACATCATCTACACCCACGACCTCCGCGGCAATTTCACCTCGCTCAATAACACCGGCGAACGGCTGACAGGCTATTCACGCGATGAGGCACTGCAGATGAACATCGGGCAGGTCGTCGCACCGGAGTCGCTCGCCTCCGCCCGGGAGATGACGGCCCGAAAGCTTGCCGAAGGCCAGTCAACGACCTACGAGATACAGATACTCGCCAAGGACGGCCGTCGAGTGCCACTCGAGCTGAGCACCCGCCTGATATTGAAACGCGGAATGCCGGTCGGCGTTCAAGGTATCGGCCGCGATATTACCGAACGCCGAAGCGCCGAGGAAGCCCTGCGGAGCAGCGAGCACAAGTTTCGGCAGCTCGGCGAGGGCATTTATCACCAGGTCTGGACGGCAGAGCCCGACGGGCGGCTTGACTACGTAAATCAGCGGACGGTCGAGTATTTCGAACGGCCGGCGGACGAGATTCTCAGTGCGGGCTGGCATGGCCTGATCCATCCTGACGATGTGCAGACGTGCCTTGTCGAGTGGTCAAACTCGCTCGCGACCGGAAAGTACTTCGAGGTCGAGTTCCGGCTTCGACGGCACGATGGCGTTTATCGCTGGCATAAGGCGAGGGCCAATCCGGGGCTCGACCCCGATGACCGAATAACGAAGTGGTTCGGTACGAACACCGACATCGACGACCAGAAACAGACAGAAGAAAAGCTCAACTATCTCGCCCGTCACGATGCATTAACCGGCTTACCGAATCGGCCCGAATTCATGAACCACCTTCGCGGTGCGATCACGCGGGCGGAAAAGACAGAGGCGGCACGCTTTGCCGTTCTCTTCCTCGACCTCGACCGGTTCAAGGTGATCAACGACAGTCTCGGCCACATCGTCGGCGACAAGCTGCTGAAGGCGATCGCCGACCGGCTAAATGCACTGATCCGCCCCGGCGACGTCGTTGCTCGGCTTGGCGGCGATGAGTTCGTCATCTTGCTAAATCGAACGGGCTCACGCGAAGAGGTCGTTAAGGTCGCCGACCGGCTGCAGGCAAATCTCGAGCGGCCGTTCAATATTGACAGCTATGAGGTCTTTACCTCGGCGAGTATCGGCATCATTGTTTCGGACGAGATAATGCGCGAACCCGAGGACTTTCTCCGCGATGCGGACTCGGCGATGTACCGTGCGAAAGAATCAGGCAAGGCCCGCTATGAGATCTTTGATCAGGAGATGCACGTCAGAAATCTCAACCTCCTGCAGGTCGAAACCGACCTCCGCAAAGCGGTCGACAGGAGCGAGTTTGAGGTGCTCTACCAACCGATAGTGGACATCACCGATGGGACCGTCTGCGAATTTGAGGCCCTTATTCGCTGGCGACATCCCGAGAACGGGCTTGTTCCGCCGGATGAGTTCATTAGCGTTGCCGAAGAGACCGGGCTGATCGTTCCGATCGGAAAATGGATCTTGAACGAGGCCTGTGCGAATCTCGCCGCATGGCAGGAGACGACGGTTCAGCGGCTTTCGGTAAGCGTGAACCTCTCGGCAAAGCAATTGATGCATCCGTCGCTGATCGGCTGCGTCGAAACGGTTCTGAACGAAACCGGGCTCGAGCCCGGGCAGCTAAAGCTTGAGGTAACGGAAAGCACGGTGATGGAGCAGAGCGAGCGTTCGCTTCGCGTGCTCCGCGAGCTCGATGGCCTAGGCGTGCAGCTCGCGACCGACGACTTCGGCACGGGCTATTCCTCGCTCAGCTATCTCGCCCGGTTCCCGTTTGACCGGCTGAAGATCGATCGCTCGTTTATCGACAAGATGATCATTGACGACAAGAGCTCGGCGATCGTGAAGACCATTTTGATGCTCGGCGAGAATCTTGGGATCGACGTCGTTGCCGAGGGCATCGAAACTCCGGACCAACTTCGGCGGCTTCAGCTATTAGGCTGCCGGCTTGGACAGGGCTATTACTTCTCAAAGCCGGTCGCCGCCGTCATGGCACGCAAGCTTATCGGCAAGCGGCCCGGACGAATGCTCGAACTCGGCCCGCCGCCGCTTCCCGCCGGAGCGGATGTCGTCGAACTTCGCGATGTTCAATAA
- a CDS encoding prolyl oligopeptidase family serine peptidase, giving the protein MTRKLSSLFALLIVGSLSVTAFGQGSYKQPPKEVLDVLNAPAPPATSIAPSRDRIALLDVIRYPPVSELAEPMLRLAGLRINPRTNAQHRQNYFSGVSLQNISDGTVRRVQLPAGAKIVSPAWSPDGKYIAAGNVTDKGVELWLIETATGKATKVPNVQVNTAYGGFSWEGPNALAAMLVPSGRGAPPEYRDVVPSEPNVQETAGRSGAIATFQDLLRSPNDEALFEYFATSQPAIITPQGQVTRIGKPAIYGELSRSPDGRFFLVTTIKRPFSYLFPASRFPRITEVWDASGRMVKAVHESPLQDQLPVQGVPTGPRGIGWIPTEPATLMWAEALDGGDPRQKAEHRDRLMKMAAPFSGNARELLKIEHRYQGRGFGERAGTMLFYDFDRDRQHRRIFMTDHNDPSKMKLISDLNVTDRYNDIGAPISKTLANGSSVIVQNGDEIFLTGSGASPEGDRPFLRAMNVNTLETREIFRSGTEEFEAFVTMLDDEGMNFITRKESTTEPPNLFLRQVCPPGKICTALAYRQLTEFKDPSPELRGITKELVRYKRADGVDLSFTLYLPPGYKKGTRLPTVVWAYPQSFTSGDLAGQVTGSTNRFTQIGGASHLFFLLNGYAVLDDATMPIVGTPETKNDTFVKQVVDSAKAAIDKGVEMGVVDPERVGVGGHSYGAFMTANLLAHSDLFRAGIARSGAYNRTLTPFGFQDERRTFWEAPKIYTDVSPFFFADKINEPILLIHGEADNNQGTFPIQSERLFAAIRGNGGTARLVMLPLESHGYSARESVGHTIAEQIAWFDRHVKNAKPRGQAAAAER; this is encoded by the coding sequence ATGACAAGGAAACTAAGTTCGCTTTTTGCACTTTTGATCGTCGGCTCGCTTTCGGTGACCGCCTTTGGGCAGGGCTCGTATAAGCAGCCACCGAAGGAAGTTCTCGACGTGCTCAACGCTCCGGCACCGCCGGCAACGTCGATCGCACCTTCGCGTGACCGCATCGCGTTGCTCGATGTTATCCGCTATCCGCCTGTCTCGGAACTCGCCGAGCCGATGCTTCGGCTGGCGGGACTGAGGATCAATCCGCGGACGAACGCCCAGCACCGGCAGAACTATTTCTCGGGTGTCAGCCTTCAGAACATCAGCGACGGCACGGTCCGCCGCGTGCAGCTTCCGGCCGGTGCGAAGATCGTTTCGCCCGCATGGTCGCCGGACGGCAAGTACATCGCAGCAGGTAACGTGACGGACAAGGGCGTCGAGCTTTGGTTAATCGAAACGGCAACCGGAAAGGCTACGAAAGTCCCGAACGTGCAAGTCAATACGGCCTACGGCGGCTTCAGTTGGGAAGGGCCGAACGCACTTGCGGCGATGCTTGTGCCGAGCGGACGCGGAGCTCCGCCGGAGTATCGCGACGTTGTGCCGAGCGAGCCGAACGTTCAGGAAACGGCGGGCCGTTCGGGTGCGATCGCCACATTTCAGGACCTGCTGAGAAGCCCGAATGATGAGGCCTTGTTCGAATATTTTGCCACCTCGCAGCCGGCGATCATCACGCCGCAAGGGCAGGTGACGCGGATCGGAAAGCCAGCGATCTACGGCGAACTCTCGCGGTCACCGGACGGACGCTTTTTTCTCGTCACGACCATCAAGCGGCCATTCTCGTATCTCTTCCCCGCCTCGCGTTTCCCGCGGATAACCGAGGTCTGGGATGCCTCGGGCCGCATGGTCAAGGCAGTTCACGAATCACCGCTCCAGGACCAGCTGCCGGTGCAGGGCGTACCGACCGGGCCGCGGGGCATCGGCTGGATACCGACCGAACCCGCAACGCTGATGTGGGCCGAAGCACTCGACGGCGGCGACCCGCGGCAGAAGGCCGAGCATCGCGACCGGCTGATGAAGATGGCCGCACCGTTCTCCGGCAACGCGAGAGAACTGCTAAAGATCGAGCATCGCTATCAGGGCCGCGGCTTTGGCGAACGCGCCGGGACAATGCTCTTCTACGACTTTGACCGCGACCGCCAGCACCGCCGCATCTTCATGACGGACCATAACGACCCGAGCAAGATGAAGCTTATCTCGGACCTGAACGTCACGGACCGGTACAACGACATCGGAGCGCCGATCAGCAAGACGCTCGCAAACGGAAGCTCGGTGATCGTCCAGAATGGCGATGAGATATTCCTGACCGGTTCCGGCGCTTCGCCCGAGGGCGATCGGCCGTTTCTGCGTGCGATGAACGTTAATACACTCGAGACCCGCGAGATCTTCCGGTCAGGCACCGAGGAGTTTGAAGCGTTCGTCACGATGCTCGATGACGAAGGGATGAACTTCATCACCCGAAAGGAATCGACGACCGAGCCGCCAAATTTATTCCTGCGGCAGGTCTGCCCTCCCGGAAAGATCTGCACGGCCTTGGCTTACAGGCAATTGACCGAGTTCAAAGACCCTTCGCCCGAGCTTCGCGGCATCACCAAAGAGCTTGTCCGCTACAAGCGGGCCGACGGCGTTGACCTTTCGTTCACACTTTATCTGCCGCCGGGCTACAAGAAGGGAACGCGGCTCCCGACGGTTGTCTGGGCATACCCGCAGAGCTTTACCAGCGGCGACCTTGCCGGCCAGGTGACGGGCTCGACCAATCGATTCACGCAGATCGGCGGTGCCTCGCATCTCTTCTTTCTGCTGAACGGCTACGCCGTGCTCGATGACGCGACGATGCCGATCGTCGGTACGCCCGAGACGAAGAACGACACGTTCGTCAAGCAGGTGGTTGATTCGGCAAAGGCGGCGATCGACAAGGGCGTTGAGATGGGCGTTGTTGACCCTGAACGCGTCGGAGTCGGCGGTCACAGCTACGGAGCCTTTATGACGGCGAACCTGCTTGCCCATTCGGACCTTTTCCGTGCCGGCATCGCCCGCTCGGGTGCTTACAACCGGACGCTGACGCCGTTCGGTTTTCAGGACGAGCGGCGGACCTTTTGGGAAGCTCCGAAGATCTATACAGATGTCTCGCCGTTCTTTTTTGCGGACAAGATCAACGAGCCGATCCTGCTTATCCACGGTGAGGCGGACAATAATCAGGGCACATTCCCGATCCAGTCCGAGCGGCTTTTTGCTGCGATTCGCGGCAATGGGGGAACTGCGAGGCTGGTCATGCTGCCGCTCGAATCGCACGGCTATAGCGCCCGCGAATCGGTTGGGCATACGATAGCCGAGCAGATCGCCTGGTTTGACCGCCATGTGAAAAATGCGAAGCCGCGAGGCCAGGCCGCCGCGGCTGAACGTTGA